The Sphaerochaeta sp. genome segment TGGTAACGCCCACTCATTTTTATCCATCGATCATCCTTGCCATCCAGAAGGCAAGAGAGAAGGGGATGACGTTGCCGATCGTCAACAACAGTTCGGGATTCGAGTCGATTTCCGGTTTACAGATGATCGACCCGTTCATCGACCTGTATTTGATCGACGTCAAGACGTTGGACAAAGATGTGGCGGCGAAGTTCTGCGGGCTTCCTTCCTATGCCGACATGATCAAACCGGTGATGGCCTGGTTGGTGAAGAAGCATCCCAAGGTGCATCAGGACAAACGAGGGCTGAGAGGGCTTCTCGTACGCCATCTGTTGTTCCCTGGTACGGTGGACGCGACGTTGTCGTTTTTGGATTGGTACAAGGAAAATCTGGATGGCCATGCATGGTTGTCGTTGATGGTCCAGTTCGTCCCTCCGGAAAAGAACCCGGGCTTCGAGGATATCAGCCAGGAAGTGTATGACCGTTTGATCGACAAACTGGACGAGCTGGGGATTGACGATGGGTTCGTACAGGATCTTGCCGACAACATTCCGTGGATCCCCGATTTCACCAGGGACGTGCCGTTTCCCGCTTCGTTCGCCGATCCCCTGCCGTATTTTCTGGAGTTGAAGGCTAGCCGATCGTCGTCCCGATGAATGGCTTTTTGCGGAGGATCGCCATTGTGTTGGCGATGTCCGAGCCTTTGGCGCAGATCACCTTCATTCCTAGTGCTGCCGCTTTCTTGCTTGCCACCGGGTCGAACGGCGTATTCTTGCCCGGTACCCAGTCATCACCGACAATGGCGCGGAAATCAGCCCAGCTGATGGTATCCAGCGGTTTTGCCTCCGGATTCTTCCTCGGGTCGTCCGTATAGACTTTCTCGATGTTGGACAGGTTGACGATGCGTTTTCCGCCGAAGCGCTCGGCGAGGAGTACCGCGTCGTTGTCGCTGGAAAAGCCTGGTTTCCAGCCTGCGGCGACCAGGACTTGGCCGGAGAAGGCGATGTCCTTGATTGTGGGGTCAGTGACCAAAGGGTCGGTGCACAGATCGGCGAAGATGGTGCGGACCAGTTGCCCGTTGAGGTGGGTGGCGCGGATTCCGATCCAATCCAGGTCGGCGTTGGATTCCCCCCCACGGATTTCTTTGGCGGCGTTCTGCCAGATCCGTGCCGGTGCGCCTCCGCCACAGACCAATATTACCTTCCGCCCGTTGTCTTCACCAAGGTACTCCCTCAGTTGGCGGTTGAATTCCG includes the following:
- a CDS encoding UMP kinase, which encodes MTELTVLSVGGSIIAPQGVDTQFLSEFNRQLREYLGEDNGRKVILVCGGGAPARIWQNAAKEIRGGESNADLDWIGIRATHLNGQLVRTIFADLCTDPLVTDPTIKDIAFSGQVLVAAGWKPGFSSDNDAVLLAERFGGKRIVNLSNIEKVYTDDPRKNPEAKPLDTISWADFRAIVGDDWVPGKNTPFDPVASKKAAALGMKVICAKGSDIANTMAILRKKPFIGTTIG
- a CDS encoding radical SAM protein; the encoded protein is MIDASVLLAYQHCMLCPNKCGVDRTKGQRGRCGETDQVRIAWSGLHRGEEPPVTGKKGSGMIFFCGCPLHCAYCQNHQISSYCTNVGFSVSIDELASLMCALQDFGATNINLVTPTHFYPSIILAIQKAREKGMTLPIVNNSSGFESISGLQMIDPFIDLYLIDVKTLDKDVAAKFCGLPSYADMIKPVMAWLVKKHPKVHQDKRGLRGLLVRHLLFPGTVDATLSFLDWYKENLDGHAWLSLMVQFVPPEKNPGFEDISQEVYDRLIDKLDELGIDDGFVQDLADNIPWIPDFTRDVPFPASFADPLPYFLELKASRSSSR